One window of Leucobacter komagatae genomic DNA carries:
- the gcvP gene encoding aminomethyl-transferring glycine dehydrogenase translates to MTSPALSVPFENRHIGVTSDADQRVMLDALGFESRAALVDAAVPAAIRSARPLDLPDALSEEGVLAELRGLASQNVVKTQLIGQGFYGTHTPPVIRRNVLESPSWYTAYTPYQPEISQGRLEALLNFQTMVADLTGLPVANASMLDEASSAAEAVLLMRRANKAKADAKTVVDANLFPQTIAVITGRAEALGFEVEVADLTQGLPDGEISGIVLQQPGNDGAVVDHAAVIKEAKDRGAMVTVAADLLALTLITSPGEQGADIAVGNTQRFGVPLFFGGPHAAFFAVREGLERSLPGRLVGVSKDQEGRTAYRLALQTREQHIRREKATSNICTAQALLAITASMYAVYHGPDGLKRIAQRTHAHTRALAAALSGVGVELVRDSFFDTLWARVPGVASKIVAVAADAGLNLRLVDADTVGISLDETTTAQTVAAVAEVFSAAVPAAVAAGEYAFPAELTRTSEYLTHPIFHEVRSETQMLRYLRRLADRDLALDRTMIPLGSCTMKLNSTAEMESISWPEFAGIHPYVPADQSAGWRELISRLENWLLEITGYAGISLQPNAGSQGEYAGLLAIRSYHLANGDTGRDVCLIPESAHGTNAASAVLAGMRVVIVKNTPTGAIDLDDLDAKIEQHQAALSAIMITYPSTYGVYDADVRDVCDRVHAAGGQVYIDGANMNALVGLGKPGEFGGDVSHLNLHKTFAIPHGGGGPGVGPVAVAEHLKPFLPGNPAAGLGSAGIQTTDGIPVAATLFGSAGVLPISFAYVAMMGGEGLTRATETALLSANYIAARLREHFPVLFTGETGLVAHECILDLRELTAKSGVTAEDVAKRLIDFGFHAPTLAFPVPGTLMVEPTESEDLGEIERFIEAMIQIRAEIDEVIAGTYAIEASPLRGAPHPAAVVVSDSWDRAYTREQAAFPSERLRVDKYFPPVSRIDGAFGDRNLVCSCPPIEAYED, encoded by the coding sequence GTGACATCACCAGCACTGTCCGTACCCTTCGAGAACCGCCACATAGGCGTCACCTCTGACGCCGACCAGCGGGTCATGCTCGACGCCCTCGGGTTTGAGAGCCGCGCGGCCCTCGTCGACGCCGCCGTTCCCGCCGCGATCCGCAGCGCGCGCCCGCTTGATCTGCCCGACGCGCTGAGCGAGGAGGGCGTCCTCGCAGAACTCCGCGGCCTCGCATCGCAGAACGTCGTGAAGACGCAGCTCATCGGGCAGGGCTTCTACGGCACGCACACGCCGCCGGTGATTCGCCGCAACGTGCTCGAGAGCCCCTCGTGGTACACGGCGTACACGCCGTACCAGCCCGAGATCTCGCAGGGCCGCCTCGAGGCGCTGCTGAACTTCCAGACCATGGTCGCTGACCTCACGGGCTTGCCCGTCGCGAACGCGTCGATGCTCGACGAGGCGTCGTCGGCTGCAGAGGCCGTGCTGCTCATGCGCCGCGCGAACAAGGCGAAGGCAGACGCGAAGACCGTCGTCGACGCGAACCTCTTCCCGCAGACGATCGCCGTCATCACGGGCCGCGCGGAGGCGCTCGGCTTCGAGGTCGAGGTCGCAGACCTCACTCAGGGCCTGCCCGACGGCGAGATCTCGGGCATCGTGCTGCAGCAGCCCGGAAACGATGGCGCGGTCGTGGACCACGCGGCGGTGATCAAGGAGGCGAAGGATCGCGGCGCGATGGTCACCGTCGCAGCCGACCTCCTCGCGCTCACGCTCATCACCTCGCCGGGCGAGCAGGGAGCCGACATCGCGGTCGGCAACACGCAGCGCTTCGGCGTGCCGCTGTTCTTCGGGGGGCCGCACGCGGCGTTCTTCGCGGTGCGCGAGGGCCTCGAACGCTCACTCCCGGGTCGCCTCGTCGGCGTCTCGAAGGATCAGGAGGGCCGCACGGCTTACCGCCTGGCGCTCCAGACGCGTGAGCAGCACATCCGCCGCGAAAAGGCCACGAGCAACATCTGCACCGCGCAGGCGCTCCTCGCGATCACCGCGTCGATGTACGCCGTGTACCATGGCCCCGACGGGCTCAAGCGGATCGCTCAGCGCACGCACGCGCACACCCGCGCGCTCGCCGCAGCCCTCTCGGGCGTCGGCGTTGAGCTCGTGCGCGACTCGTTCTTTGACACGCTCTGGGCGCGCGTTCCCGGCGTCGCTTCGAAGATCGTCGCCGTCGCGGCTGACGCGGGGCTGAACCTCCGCCTCGTCGACGCAGACACCGTCGGCATCTCGCTCGACGAGACGACGACCGCGCAGACCGTCGCGGCCGTCGCCGAGGTCTTCAGTGCCGCGGTGCCCGCTGCCGTCGCCGCCGGAGAGTACGCCTTCCCGGCAGAGCTCACCCGCACGAGCGAGTACCTCACGCACCCGATCTTCCACGAGGTCCGCTCGGAGACACAGATGCTGCGCTACCTCCGTCGCCTCGCCGACCGCGACCTCGCGCTCGACCGCACGATGATCCCGCTCGGCTCGTGCACGATGAAGCTCAACTCGACCGCCGAGATGGAGTCAATCTCGTGGCCCGAGTTCGCCGGGATCCACCCGTACGTGCCCGCCGACCAGAGCGCCGGCTGGCGCGAGCTCATCAGCCGCCTCGAGAACTGGCTCCTCGAGATCACCGGCTACGCTGGCATCTCGCTGCAGCCGAACGCCGGCTCGCAGGGTGAGTACGCGGGCCTCCTCGCGATCCGCAGCTACCACCTCGCGAACGGCGACACTGGCCGCGACGTCTGCCTCATCCCCGAGTCCGCGCACGGCACGAACGCCGCCTCGGCGGTGCTCGCGGGCATGCGCGTTGTCATCGTGAAGAACACCCCGACTGGCGCGATCGACCTCGACGATCTCGACGCGAAGATCGAGCAGCACCAGGCGGCGCTGTCGGCGATCATGATCACGTACCCGTCGACCTACGGTGTGTACGACGCTGATGTGCGCGACGTCTGTGACCGCGTGCACGCGGCGGGCGGCCAGGTGTACATTGACGGCGCGAACATGAACGCGCTCGTCGGCCTCGGCAAGCCGGGCGAGTTCGGGGGCGACGTCTCGCACCTGAACCTGCACAAGACCTTCGCGATCCCGCACGGCGGCGGCGGCCCCGGCGTCGGCCCGGTCGCGGTTGCCGAGCACCTCAAGCCCTTCCTACCGGGCAACCCGGCGGCGGGCCTCGGCTCAGCCGGGATCCAGACGACCGACGGGATTCCCGTCGCGGCGACCCTCTTCGGCTCCGCTGGCGTCCTGCCGATCTCGTTCGCGTACGTCGCGATGATGGGCGGCGAGGGGCTCACCCGCGCGACCGAAACCGCGCTGCTCTCGGCGAACTACATCGCCGCGCGCCTGCGCGAGCACTTCCCGGTGCTGTTCACGGGCGAGACCGGGCTCGTCGCGCACGAGTGCATCCTCGACCTGCGGGAGCTCACCGCGAAGTCGGGCGTCACCGCCGAGGACGTGGCGAAGCGCCTCATCGACTTCGGCTTCCACGCGCCGACCCTCGCATTCCCGGTTCCGGGGACGCTCATGGTCGAGCCGACCGAGTCGGAGGATCTCGGGGAGATCGAGCGGTTCATCGAGGCGATGATCCAGATTCGCGCGGAGATCGACGAGGTCATCGCGGGCACCTACGCGATCGAGGCGTCGCCGCTGCGCGGCGCTCCGCACCCCGCCGCGGTCGTTGTCTCCGACAGCTGGGACCGCGCGTACACCCGCGAGCAGGCCGCGTTCCCGAGCGAGCGCCTGCGCGTCGACAAGTACTTCCCGCCCGTCTCGCGCATCGATGGTGCGTTCGGCGACCGCAACCTTG
- the dxr gene encoding 1-deoxy-D-xylulose-5-phosphate reductoisomerase produces the protein MRRVVILGSTGSIGEQALDVIRRHPDRFEVVALGTGRNAERLAEQAAEFGVEYTGLGVDAAVQLARDVDADVVLNGITGSVGLAPTIAALEAGRTLALANKESLIVGGDLVKRLAKPGQIVPVDSEHSALAQALRSGAHEEVRRLVLTASGGPFRGRTRDELHGVTPQQALAHPTWDMGRVITTNSATLVNKGLEVIEAHLLFDIPYEQIDIVVHPQSIVHSMVEFIDGSTIAQASPPDMRLPIALGLAWPERLSNIGVPIDWTKPATWEFEPVDNEAFPALNLAKQVGAAKGTFPAVFNAANEEAVDAFHDGKITFTGIVDAVREVVDRHDAPSELTLDTLAEAERWARAEAHRLFAA, from the coding sequence ATGAGGCGCGTTGTGATTTTGGGGTCCACCGGTTCGATCGGCGAGCAGGCGCTCGACGTGATCAGGCGCCACCCCGACAGGTTCGAGGTCGTTGCGCTCGGAACCGGGCGTAACGCCGAACGGCTCGCTGAGCAGGCAGCCGAGTTCGGCGTCGAATACACGGGGCTCGGGGTTGACGCGGCTGTGCAGCTCGCGCGCGATGTCGACGCAGACGTCGTGCTCAACGGCATCACCGGCTCCGTTGGCCTCGCGCCGACGATCGCGGCGCTCGAGGCTGGGCGCACGCTCGCCCTCGCGAACAAGGAGTCGCTCATCGTCGGCGGCGACCTTGTGAAGCGGCTCGCGAAGCCCGGGCAGATCGTGCCCGTTGACTCCGAGCACTCGGCGCTCGCGCAGGCCCTCCGCTCAGGTGCGCACGAGGAGGTGCGGAGGCTCGTGCTCACCGCGTCGGGCGGCCCGTTCCGCGGGCGCACCCGCGACGAGCTGCACGGCGTCACGCCGCAGCAGGCGCTCGCGCACCCGACGTGGGATATGGGCCGGGTCATCACCACGAACTCGGCGACGCTCGTGAACAAGGGGCTTGAGGTCATCGAGGCCCACCTGCTGTTCGACATCCCCTACGAGCAGATCGACATCGTCGTGCACCCGCAGTCGATCGTGCACTCAATGGTCGAGTTCATTGACGGCTCGACGATCGCGCAGGCGTCGCCCCCCGACATGCGGCTGCCGATCGCGCTCGGTCTCGCGTGGCCCGAGCGGCTGTCGAACATCGGGGTTCCCATCGACTGGACGAAGCCGGCGACCTGGGAGTTTGAGCCCGTCGACAACGAGGCGTTCCCCGCGCTGAACCTCGCGAAGCAGGTCGGTGCGGCGAAGGGCACGTTCCCCGCCGTGTTCAACGCGGCGAACGAGGAGGCCGTCGACGCGTTCCACGACGGGAAGATCACGTTCACTGGCATCGTTGACGCGGTGCGCGAGGTCGTCGACAGGCACGACGCGCCGAGCGAGCTCACGCTCGACACGCTCGCCGAGGCCGAGCGCTGGGCACGCGCCGAGGCGCACCGGCTCTTCGCGGCGTAG
- a CDS encoding FKBP-type peptidyl-prolyl cis-trans isomerase has product MKLSRLLLPTAIVGALLLTGCTTGSTTTITKDATGESCAPAGAASKSIKVTGDVGGEIKLTSKTPIEIGDKTERTVLKEGKGEVFAEGQVATANYTIFSGKTGEVVNIAPDMKFPNDPAQFVDAEWAYDAVRCGAVGQRTAIVTSVGKALGDVDPAERGFTDLKKTDAFVFVFDFTEADEVAEPCEKLEPRDEKFPEVDLGDGKSEPTITIPKCMEPPAELEVKVLEEGDGPVVAGDEKIMTNYVGVKWNGGERFDGNWSETGIEFSTAEGALIQGFTQAMVGQKIGSTVLVTIPPELGYGGSAGHELQNDTLTFVLQLVSKVE; this is encoded by the coding sequence GTGAAACTCTCCCGCCTTCTTCTGCCGACGGCCATTGTCGGCGCGCTGCTGCTCACCGGTTGCACGACCGGCAGCACGACCACTATCACCAAAGATGCGACAGGCGAGAGCTGCGCACCCGCCGGTGCCGCGAGCAAGTCGATCAAGGTGACGGGTGACGTCGGTGGCGAGATCAAACTGACCTCGAAGACCCCGATTGAGATCGGCGATAAGACCGAGCGCACCGTGCTGAAGGAAGGCAAGGGGGAGGTCTTCGCTGAGGGCCAGGTCGCGACCGCGAACTACACGATCTTCAGTGGCAAGACCGGCGAGGTTGTGAACATCGCACCCGATATGAAGTTCCCGAACGACCCAGCGCAGTTCGTCGACGCCGAGTGGGCCTACGACGCCGTGCGCTGTGGCGCAGTCGGGCAGCGTACCGCTATCGTGACCTCCGTCGGTAAGGCTCTCGGCGACGTCGACCCGGCGGAGCGCGGGTTCACCGATCTGAAGAAGACCGACGCGTTCGTGTTCGTGTTCGACTTCACCGAGGCAGACGAAGTTGCCGAGCCGTGCGAGAAGCTCGAGCCGCGCGACGAGAAGTTCCCTGAGGTTGACCTGGGCGACGGCAAGTCCGAGCCCACGATCACGATCCCGAAGTGCATGGAGCCGCCCGCCGAGCTCGAAGTCAAGGTGCTCGAGGAAGGCGACGGCCCGGTAGTTGCGGGCGACGAGAAGATCATGACGAACTACGTCGGCGTGAAGTGGAACGGCGGGGAGCGGTTCGACGGCAACTGGAGCGAGACCGGTATCGAGTTCTCGACGGCCGAGGGCGCGCTAATCCAGGGCTTCACTCAGGCGATGGTCGGTCAGAAGATCGGCTCGACGGTGCTGGTCACCATCCCGCCCGAGCTCGGCTACGGCGGCAGCGCGGGCCACGAACTCCAGAACGACACGTTGACCTTCGTGCTGCAGCTCGTCTCGAAGGTCGAATAG